One window of the Leptospira broomii serovar Hurstbridge str. 5399 genome contains the following:
- the metF gene encoding methylenetetrahydrofolate reductase [NAD(P)H], translating to MKKILEIYTNAKEPVYSFEFFPPKTIEGEAKLYETVKELSRVNPGYITVTYGAGGSTRDKTIRLTSDLAQKFNLAAAAHFTCVGGNKEEIHNILKEIASSGIRNLMALRGDPPKGEGVFKKVEGGFEHASELISFIKSEGFDFCMGGACYPEKHPQASDLETDVDNLKKKVDAGAEYLVSQLFFKNEIFESFLNLVRKKGIRVPVVPGIMPITSFSQIERFRSMAACEFPDKLLTDLEEVQNRPEEFYRRSLNFSVEQCRELIEMGSPGIHLYTLNQSHASYDIVRELRGEGK from the coding sequence AATTCTAGAAATATATACTAATGCCAAGGAGCCTGTGTACTCCTTCGAGTTCTTCCCTCCCAAGACAATCGAAGGAGAAGCTAAATTATACGAAACCGTTAAGGAACTCTCGCGAGTCAATCCGGGGTATATTACGGTTACGTACGGAGCAGGAGGATCCACTCGGGACAAAACGATACGGTTGACCTCCGACCTGGCCCAAAAGTTCAATCTGGCCGCCGCCGCGCATTTTACCTGCGTCGGAGGAAATAAAGAAGAAATACATAATATTCTAAAGGAAATCGCATCCTCCGGGATCCGCAATTTAATGGCACTCCGGGGAGATCCTCCAAAGGGGGAAGGCGTTTTTAAAAAAGTCGAAGGCGGTTTCGAGCACGCGAGCGAGCTGATTTCGTTTATTAAATCGGAGGGTTTCGATTTTTGTATGGGCGGGGCATGCTATCCGGAAAAGCACCCGCAGGCAAGCGATCTGGAGACGGACGTCGACAATCTGAAGAAAAAAGTCGATGCAGGAGCGGAGTATTTGGTTTCTCAGCTCTTCTTTAAAAACGAGATTTTCGAATCCTTTTTAAATCTAGTTAGAAAGAAGGGAATTCGAGTGCCGGTTGTTCCCGGGATCATGCCTATCACGTCGTTCTCGCAAATCGAAAGATTTAGAAGCATGGCTGCCTGCGAATTCCCGGATAAGCTTTTGACCGACCTGGAAGAAGTGCAAAATCGTCCCGAGGAATTTTACCGTAGAAGTTTGAACTTTAGCGTGGAACAGTGTAGAGAACTGATCGAAATGGGATCTCCCGGAATTCATTTGTACACCCTGAACCAATCCCACGCTAGCTACGATATTGTGAGGGAACTTAGGGGAGAAGGGAAATAA
- a CDS encoding 1,4-dihydroxy-6-naphthoate synthase — protein sequence MKLSLAYSPCPNDTFIFYHLIAGKTKAPFSIQEELHDVEQLNRFAKEGKFHSSKLSFAAFFQVADRYSLLDSGSALGRNCGPLIVKRKGNLASNPKGKKILVPGAWTTANLLTHLYLEGDYEAVPIRYDLILNQVLSGKADFGVVIHEERFTYEKRGLEKVRDLGEWWEEMSGAPIPLGCIAIRRDLEKSLKEDLDFSIKESLSLAYENREDTYDYIFRHSQDTSKEVVDAHIGLYVNEFSQSLGDEGRRAISTLYKEALRTGLVPSGREAELFT from the coding sequence ATGAAACTTAGCCTCGCGTATTCTCCCTGCCCGAACGATACTTTCATTTTCTATCATTTAATCGCAGGCAAGACAAAGGCCCCGTTTTCCATCCAGGAAGAATTGCATGACGTGGAGCAACTGAACCGGTTTGCAAAAGAAGGAAAATTCCACTCCTCGAAACTTTCATTTGCGGCGTTCTTTCAAGTTGCGGACCGGTATTCCTTACTTGACTCCGGTTCGGCGCTCGGGAGAAATTGCGGACCACTAATCGTAAAAAGGAAGGGGAATCTCGCCTCGAATCCTAAGGGAAAAAAAATTCTCGTTCCGGGCGCCTGGACTACGGCAAACCTTTTGACTCATTTGTATTTGGAAGGCGATTACGAGGCGGTCCCGATCCGCTATGACTTGATTCTGAATCAAGTATTGTCGGGAAAAGCGGATTTTGGAGTCGTCATCCATGAAGAAAGATTCACATACGAAAAACGCGGCCTGGAAAAAGTTCGAGATTTAGGAGAATGGTGGGAAGAAATGAGCGGGGCGCCGATTCCGTTAGGCTGCATCGCAATCCGAAGAGATTTGGAAAAAAGCCTAAAAGAGGATTTGGATTTCTCAATTAAAGAAAGCTTATCGCTTGCGTACGAAAATCGAGAAGATACATACGATTATATTTTCCGCCACTCTCAAGACACGAGCAAAGAAGTCGTAGATGCTCATATCGGCCTCTATGTTAATGAGTTTTCCCAAAGTCTAGGAGACGAAGGTCGAAGAGCGATTTCCACACTTTATAAGGAAGCTCTACGCACCGGCCTTGTGCCGTCCGGGCGAGAAGCCGAACTTTTCACATAG
- a CDS encoding HAD hydrolase family protein, whose amino-acid sequence MESSLARFPDGKKLEGIHTIAMDLDGTLLNSRGCISSLNHYVLNAALSQGIRLIIATGRRFSSTLPFALEFSGDLFVVSNNGQVLRASPTGVRVAETYLSPNAVAAVLDSGKKSGFDPILHVDHYEEGVDILAESPITDPKFHNYSGGDLKRSRVVKNCLDYGSDRILVACFLSQQKEHLVELESNLLSLPESVQFRTVITRIHGVAYCLEVLEKNVSKWSAIDTFLRANQLDSAGVVAFGDEKNDWEMISHAGFGFAMKNAISYLRDHAPYITRYSNDEDAIAMTLLELGALRFP is encoded by the coding sequence TTGGAATCTAGTTTAGCGCGCTTTCCCGACGGAAAGAAGCTCGAGGGAATACATACGATTGCGATGGATTTGGACGGGACTCTCCTGAATTCTCGCGGATGCATCTCTAGTTTGAACCATTATGTGTTGAACGCAGCCCTTTCTCAGGGAATTCGCTTAATCATTGCAACCGGGAGAAGGTTCTCCTCCACCCTCCCCTTTGCCCTGGAATTTAGCGGAGACTTATTCGTTGTTTCTAATAACGGTCAAGTTTTGCGGGCCAGCCCGACCGGGGTTAGGGTTGCCGAAACATATCTTTCCCCGAATGCGGTGGCTGCCGTTTTGGATTCGGGAAAAAAATCCGGGTTCGATCCGATTTTGCATGTGGATCATTATGAAGAAGGCGTCGATATCCTGGCAGAGTCGCCGATTACGGACCCTAAATTTCATAATTACTCCGGCGGAGATTTAAAACGAAGTCGTGTGGTGAAAAATTGTTTGGATTACGGTAGCGATAGAATTCTGGTAGCCTGCTTTTTATCCCAGCAAAAGGAGCACTTGGTCGAATTGGAAAGTAATTTGCTTTCTTTGCCGGAATCTGTTCAATTCAGAACTGTAATCACCAGAATCCATGGAGTTGCGTACTGTTTGGAAGTTTTAGAAAAGAACGTTTCTAAATGGTCCGCAATAGACACTTTTTTACGAGCCAACCAGTTGGACTCCGCCGGAGTTGTCGCGTTTGGTGACGAAAAAAACGATTGGGAAATGATTTCGCATGCCGGATTCGGTTTTGCGATGAAGAACGCGATTTCCTATCTAAGAGATCACGCTCCGTACATTACGCGGTATAGCAACGACGAAGACGCGATCGCAATGACTCTCTTGGAGTTAGGCGCGCTTCGCTTTCCTTAA